The DNA region TCCTTTAGTTACGTGTGATGGAGTAaggatttttattatgataaaacaATAGCAGTACAAGAAACGAGTAAAGATTTTCACTGTATGATGAAAAGATAgcagaaagaaaatattaatcaGTTCCCTCATGACCTTAACCCTAATGGTTAGTACAAGCAATTGGTATTCAAGTGTGTTTAAAGAACCCTAGGGGCCCTAATTCATACCCTACTCTCAAATGGCATAAATATGACTAGAGATTTCAATTACCATTTTGTCGGCATATTCTAGTATATTCATTTTTATGGTCATGTGACTGATCTTACCTGCATCCATagcatattttttctatttttcctcCTAGTTTTTGTGGCATGACAGGTTATCTGTCCTTTTATTCGCActcatcaaataaatttttatgtttaccATCAAATTTTTTCTCCAGTGTTACCAAAACCCTTGAGCGTTATCAACGCTGCTGCTACACTCCACAAGAGAACAGCATTGAACGTGAGACACAGGTTTGTATTCGTCCTGATTTCTTTCGCGAGcctcttaatatatatttcaatttagttAACAGGTCATACGCATGTTGCCTCGCATGTTTTCTAGTTcttgagaaaatgaaactttgccttttatttttctactgcTCCTTCAATTATTTGATCACTCTTTGTGGATGGACTATAATCACAAACTATTCAATTTTGGAAAACTGATCTTGAGTTATCCTAGGAATTGTAGAACAATAATTTAGCTTTAAAATCTTCTGATGCATGAAACTGTTGTAGCTCAGTTGGCATGTTATGATGACCACCCCTATAAGAGACAGGCTGGAGTCTCATTGTAAaccaaaaggggaaaaaaaactaaatcatcaTTGCAAGCATTTCCGCACAAATTTCTGACAATTGATCACACTAACATGCAGTTTCTCACCCCGAGTGGATTCTGTTTGCTTTTAGCATTGGATTTTTGTTTGCAAAAGTAGGGTAGCAAACAGCTAAATTTGATTCCGGAGATGGTTTAAATTCGCGATCTCTGTGACATTACAGTTAAGACTGAGTCCTCGCTAGTTTCCTTTGTGGTTGCCAAGAAGGTTGGCTCAAATTAGAGAATATTCCAATATATTTCCCCTAGCACCTATTATGGGTTATGAACTGATAGTTTTGCTGGCAAATATATATGTGTGGAATAAAATCATATGCTACAAACTCAACCTGACATGTTCTATCTTGCCCTTGATTAACAATGCAGAGCTGGTACCTAGAGGCGACAAAGTTAAAGGCGAAGTATGAATCCCTTCAACGCACTCAAAGGTTGtaaattaaacttttgaatCTCTAAGACCATGTCTcgttttaattgaattttgagtTGCCAATGAAGTTGATGATAGGCCTAGTAAGAGATAGATAATACCATACTAACGTATAGCACTCTAATGTTATGCAAGGCATTTGCTTGGGGAGGATCTTGGGCCCCTGAATGTGAAAGAGCTACAAAATCTTGAGAAACAGCTTGAAGGAGCTCTTGCACTTGCTAGGCAGAGAAAGGTACATACGATTTCTATTAATTATCATCTTCTTCACTCGCTTCTTGTTGGTACTCCATCAAAGGTGGTGCATAACACCTGAACTTTCGTAACAATGGAGATAGAAgatgtttaattttaagaatttttatcGCTTGATATCTTATACATGCATATGGGTAAAAGCATATGTCCAATCCTAGGCATGAAAAAGACAGCCTTGTATTTCCGCAGTCAATATGGACATTTATGCATACATGATAAAATGCAGGAAACcagctttaaaaattaaaacatcttCTGTCTAAAGTGAAGGACTATGTCAATTAGCTCAAAAGATgaacacaatttattttatccttttgtttttttattacagcAGCAGATTTTGACAGAGCAAATGGAAGACCTGCGCAAAAAGGTAAGCAAAGCCACTATGCTGAGAATAATTGTTTTAACAAGTCAGAATCTTCTGTGTGTATTGTTGAGCTAAGATATAGCAGTTTTGGAACTCAGAAGGTTTAGTTGCTTCCCTTTCGAATCTTACATGCACATAAAACTTGGATCTGTCTGTAATCAAACATTTGGAAATGGACAGGACTCTAGTATACAACAATGAATTTGTATACACCAATTGCTTTAAAACGGTTGCAGTTCTTCGAATATTTCATAATCCTTGTTGCTTTCACTATTGACAACCTGCCCCTAACCTCAAAATTCAATTCATTCTTCTAATCACTTTCTGATCTGCTTTGGCAGGAACGTCACCTTGGAGACTTGAACAGGCATCTCAAACTCAAGGTTCTGCTTCAACAATTATCAGCACTCGTgcaaaaaatatgattattaaattcatatcAGATCATGTTACCAGCAATATTTCTAAGCTTTTCCGTTACAATGCCTTGCATTTCAGCTAGAAGCAGAAGGACAAAATCTTAAAGCCATTCAAGACTATTGGAACTCTGGTGCAGCAGATGAAAGTAGCAACTTCCATTTGCATCGTGCTCAATCCAGCCAGATGGACTGTGATCCAGGGCCTGTCTTACAAATTGGGTATTCCTAATTTCTAGCATGCGCTATAATTTTGGCGTTGGCATGTGGATAAGTGTTGTCTGTGTTTGCAACTTCAAGTAAACATTTCTTCTAATTGTTGCcaaaaatattagaaagaaGATGCCAGGGTGAATATATATTGCTTAGACAGGTAACCTGACCTAGATTCTTCCCTCCTAAGATCAGGGATTGTTCTCTAGACAATCAAATCAATAGTGGGTAGGAGCACTTCATAAAGCTTGATGAAAAAGAATCTAGGATCCAGTACTTATTCATCCACTGGTCTTATTGTTAGAAGCAAGGTATAGAAGGACGTGTTCTAAAAAGATTTTGGTTTTTGCTGTTAAAACAGGTATCATCACTATGTTCCAGCTGAAGGATCCTCTGTGTCTGCTTCAAAAAGCATGCCTGACGAGACTAACTTCTTCCAGGGATGGATCCTTTGAAGTTTGAACACTTCTTCAAATCAAGGCATTCAGTAACATGCCCAGCCCTACATATTTGGAATGCctgaatggtttttttattggatttcttGTGTTTCAACTGCATGTTTGTATAAATATGCTGTTATGTAACCAAGACATGAAACTTCTTCTAAACAGCATACTTTAGAAGACACGCTATGTCATTGTAATAATTTAAGTCTGAACCAAAGTAATGTATTCCTTTCTGTCTAGAGCTTCTCGATCTGTAGCCAGAAATTCCATTTCCAATCCGtgaatttaaaatgatttttttttttttttgctgcagAGCTTGTTTTGAGGCCCCCAAGTCCCTTGCAAATAAAGGCAACTCTTGCAATTTGCATTTACAACAGTTCATCCTGGATGATTAGATTCATTTATGAAAGGATATTCATATACTATGATTAGCTTCAATTTGATGAGAAACATAGAGCCAATTGAACTATGCCCAGAGATAAATAGTCTCAAAAAACTAGCACATATGCCGAATTTCAGACTATCAAGAGCAAGAATATCCCACGAAAGAATTGATCAAATGTCCTTCAATTTGTTGCTATCTGTTTTGTCAAATGtccaaatcataattaaaaaaaaagagagaggaaatattgtaaaaataaataaatgtataatAAGTTTGAATAACGTGTGAATTGTGAAAGGACCTATCAGCCCAGACCCGATGGGCCTTTGAAAgaatctaaacaaaaaaaatccttgtatcCACTTTTATAGTAAATCAGAATCCAATGGAGTACCACTTTCGCATGATTCCTgctataaaattttgaaaaatgcaTGATCACAGGACGCCCCAGAAGCCTCTTGCTTTCCAGGTCacagaatatatatacatatatatatatatatatatatatatatatcctttagaGACGCATATGCATGCAAACAAATCATAGTAAAATTTTATCATACACAGTGTATTATTTAGTGACAAGTGGTAAAATGTAGATTTCAGAttagagtgtgtgtgtgtgtgtgtaaaggcatgtatgatcagtttgcatAAAATTAGCTTGTACTatggttaatttatttatttaaaatcaaaactgaaaaagaagaagaagaagaagatagattGGATAGATATTTTTGTTTCCAAATTTTCCTGTGAAAGTTAGGAAATGAGTGGAGTGCAGTCAGTGAGAATGTCGGTCGTTCAGTTCGGACTTGGAGTGCATATAATGGGTGGAGTTATGAACAAGGAAGAGCTGAAAATGTCAAGTTTCGGCTTTCCTGTGAAGCTTGAGCGCTCTTTCAAGAATTATTCGTCCAAGAAGTTAGATAAAAGTCCTATTAAAGGTATACCATGtccttttcttggtttttacTGCTTTCCCATTTTGATTCTTGATCtgaaattcttttcattttaaagtgtttatgaGATTTTACTCGGAAGGTACGTGGAGGGAGTTTGTTCCCAAATTACTATTGCGGGTTCGGATAGAAAAGGCTAGCTCGATGATACTCTAACCCTTTTCTTTAGATTTGCTCATTTCTTGAAGAGATCCTGTTTGTGTTTCCAGTAGGTTTTATTCACTCTATATGGTTTACttttcattcatttcatttttaatgagGTTGAAGCATTTTGAGTTCAGGAATATTGCTATTGGctactttttttctcttgatttttattccACGCACTTGGATTATTGGTCCAAGTGTTACATATCTTGAAGATAATTATTGTTTTCAGTCACTTTTGGCTCCAAATTCTATCGGGATTCCGGTGTGTGTTGATTTTTATTCCTACTCATTTGATTCCCAGCCTAAACATTCCTTATTGGAGTATCAAACGTTATGGCCTTTGCAGTATTGGATCAATAATATCTTGAGGAACCTTGTAAGTCTGCTCATCTTGCTGCCATGGACATTGCTAAGAATGCTGGTTGCCTCCCCTCTTATGACCCAAATTTGAGATTGCTACAATGGCCATCTGAAGAAGCTGCTCGAAAAGACTTCATGACACATGGAATGAAGCTGACATTATTAAGGTGCATGTTTGAACAATTTGAGACTTCAATGTTAAATATTGATGCAGTCGAACATCATGTAGAAACtgaagtttataaaataaatctaaactcgagaagattttcaatttgatcacgTCTATTCAAGATGGTGACTTGAAATGACGATAATAAAAGATCTTACATTTggatatatttcaaattttttcagcTAATTTAGACAATTTTCTCATAAAAAGCAATTCACTACTCATATGAGCTTTGGATCTCCCGATctcaaaattactttttatgaatcaataaaataaatctaaattcaagaagatttgattgcgTCAAATCAAGATGGTACCTTAAAATGATAGTAATAGAAGATCTTATATTTAGATatatctcaaattttttcaagtgATCAAATTCACTACTCATATGACCTTTGAATCTCCTGATCTAAAAATtgctttttaagaaaaaatttccTATGTTTTTCaggatttattgttttaattttctttacacTTCCGgtttcttatttgatttataGCATAGACAGGATTTTCTATTAACTTGTAAATCTTTAAGTAGACAAAGTTTATTAGCTTTATTTtcagataaataaattatctatttAGGGTTCACATATGGATTTCGAAGTGAAATATGGTTTTTTCTTATAACGCAAGTGAATAATATATAGGAACCAGGGTAACTTGCATTTCCAGGTAAATGAGGAGGAAATTGAATGCTTGACTGAAGGAGCTGATCCGCAGGATGACAATATTGTGGTGTTAGAGAACTTTCAACCCCAATCTTGAGCTCTTACTTGCCACTGAAGGCTCAGACGGCTGCAGATACTATACAAAGGTTAGAATTTATGCTTAGGTTAAAGATAATTTAAGCTCTTGATTTTTAGAAACAGTCATTAATTGGGGGCGTTTATCATCTTTTATCTGCTTCAGGAGACCGTCTAAATTAAGAGTTGGCTCTTGAGCGACAGATCACATATTTACATCATTCCAGGCAGAAAGACATTCaattccttttcatttgttcCTAGCTGCAAGAAATAATCAACCGACTTCTTTGCGCAACGTCAAGCAGGAATTCAAGGGCAAAGTTTCTGGTGGTGCCTCACTGAATATCGTGGCCTCAGACATAGATCTGTTTAAGGTACTGTAAAGCTATGGATTGATGTCTACGCAGTAGGATTCAAACGTGATGTGTAGTTGAGCTTGGAAACATGGTGCATAGGCAGTAACTCCAAGCTGACTGGTTCAAATCAATATCTTTCAAGATGCAGGTGCTTTTCCTGCTTCTTCTGATAATTACCCTTGCAACGTAGGACTTCTTAGCCTAGAGTGTGGTCTAGAAAATAGCTGGACATTTTTTACGAGgttggattttttaatatgtttaaatgGGGAATTACACTCTTTTCTCGAATCCAGTCCAAACAACTCAAATGCATAGGGCCCTAGTTCCTCGCTTGGTCATCAACAACTACAACAGTTGTTTATCTGTTGGTGTCCAAACTTCAGACAGAAAACTGATTCAGGCAGAGTAATAATGACTGATTTGTATCCTTGTCGGGAACCCCCAAACCCCGGCTAACCGAAGCCAGATATTTTGTGTCCCCTATTTAACGGTCAAAAAATCTCAGAAGCAGGATACAGCTCTCCAGAAGcactcaaatctttcccaatattattattaagaaagtATTATTAAGAAAGACTGCTCTGAAGCAGTCTGAATACGGGTGTATTATTTACCTTCTCACATTTTCACTCATATTTTAATGTAgatttattgtttaaattttttatttttttcttttgattttcaaattttttttacacaattgcatcttttttcacaattaaagaataattaaattaaatttattgactaaagataaaattaataaaaaaatgatcaaagtaaaaaaaaacatcacaaaaaaatttttttttttattttttagtttttagtttaaGAGAAAAGAGAGTGAGAATACTAGATTCTAAtgttagagagaaaaaaatcaaaattaacatttatttCGATTACCAAAATAGTCAGTCTTGATGTTAAAAGGTTTTATTTGGTAAAGGGAAAGTTTAAGTTTAGTGTTTTTTCACCTTAAAAAACATATGCAAGATCAAGAAGATTTTCAATATGTTTAGGCtcatttttagatgttttgattaaaaataagttttgaattaaaaaaatagaggtatttttttttcagccaTCACAATGATTGGAAATCTGGGAAATACTAGGTGATGCATCATCCTCCTCAATAGACAAtgcattttcaataatttttgttttaaaaaatattgagacacaTGTCAtctttctaattgatttttttttttaaatagagtcATTACGCAAGTCCTTTCTAAATGGTTCAAGCGTTGGCTTGGCTTGTGGCCCCTGccatcttttttctatttttatttttttaaaaaaaaaatttttttaatgtgtttttattttaataattttttaatttatatttaaattaatacatcttctctcttttttttttatttagtcttttttaaataggtttttttaattaatttatatgtatttaatttttgaagagattattctaatttatttatatattttatataattgaaaagtatttttaaagataaataatattcatttttagatagcatttttaattaagtgcagcctgagaaatattttttttccttttattttgttcaatcaATTTTTATGTGTATCTATTTTTactatcatttgattaaataaaaaattaattttaataaacaattattaaacataacttaataaaaatatttcgaTCTATATTCATCTCTCAACTTTTTCAAATATGTATTTAGTTAtcgttaatgttttttttattatttattgatacagttggttctcaatttatttaattagatatctgaacataagttttttaatttacacttaatattatttatgtaaaaaaaaacatattgtaaCAGCTTATGTattcagttttgttttgttaaaaaaaataaaacctatagCATAGCAAGTCAAATAGTTAGTCTTGTCCTAAATACAATATTAGCACACCAGTTTAAAATATTCCAAACCCATCCGACATATCGAATCAGATCAATTAGTCATTTTTTTGAGATGGGAACTAACGTTAATTCAGCTGCCGTTCTTTCTAGTCTCC from Populus alba chromosome 14, ASM523922v2, whole genome shotgun sequence includes:
- the LOC118041261 gene encoding agamous-like MADS-box protein MADS3 — protein: MGRGRVELKRIENKINRQVTFSKRRNGLLKKAYELSVLCDAEVALIIFSSRGKLYEFGSASVTKTLERYQRCCYTPQENSIERETQSWYLEATKLKAKYESLQRTQRHLLGEDLGPLNVKELQNLEKQLEGALALARQRKQQILTEQMEDLRKKERHLGDLNRHLKLKLEAEGQNLKAIQDYWNSGAADESSNFHLHRAQSSQMDCDPGPVLQIGYHHYVPAEGSSVSASKSMPDETNFFQGWIL